In Periplaneta americana isolate PAMFEO1 chromosome 4, P.americana_PAMFEO1_priV1, whole genome shotgun sequence, one DNA window encodes the following:
- the LOC138698816 gene encoding valine-rich protein-like, with the protein MKFLVCTLSLLLAFAVFTLAEDATPSKDSVDEKQEKSSVATDSKSEEKGGSNKPKRGLLELGYGYGDGFGYHGYGGYGYGYGLDHHLAGYEYDFHHLHHHEPIKTITVTKKVPYVVPQPYPVEVIKKVPVPVKIPIPIPVHRPYPVHVPKPYPVVVEKKVPYTVERPVPYPVHVPVKVAVPQPVGVEVPQPYPVPVSKPVPVPVEKPVIVEKPVLINDHYHHHHGGLDGY; encoded by the exons ATGAAGTTCCTCGTCTGT ACCCTCTCACTGCTTCTTGCATTTGCTGTCTTCACTCTCGCTGAAGATGCAACTCCTTCAAAAGATTCAGTGgatgaaaaacaagaaaaatcttcAGTCGCAACCGACAGTAAATCAGAAGAGAAGGGCGGCAGCAACAAGCCAAAACGAGGACTTTTGGAATTGGGTTATGGATACGGCGATGGATTTGGATACCACGGATATGGGGGATATGGGTACGGGTACGGCTTGGACCACCACCTCGCCGGTTACGAATACGACTTTCATCACCTGCACCATCACGAACCCATCAAGACCATCACCGTCACCAAGAAGGTGCCGTACGTTGTGCCACAGCCCTACCCCGTCGAGGTCATAAAAAAAGTGCCTGTCCCCGTCAAGATACCGATTCCCATCCCTGTCCACCGACCCTACCCTGTCCACGTGCCAAAGCCCTACCCAGTGGTGGTCGAGAAGAAGGTGCCTTACACTGTAGAGAGGCCGGTGCCCTACCCTGTGCACGTTCCTGTGAAGGTCGCAGTGCCACAGCCTGTGGGAGTCGAGGTGCCACAGCCATACCCTGTGCCAGTATCCAAGCCCGTGCCAGTGCCAGTTGAGAAGCCAGTCATTGTTGAGAAGCCTGTACTCATCAAtgatcactatcatcatcaccatggTGGTTTGGACGGCTACTAA